Genomic DNA from Setaria italica strain Yugu1 chromosome V, Setaria_italica_v2.0, whole genome shotgun sequence:
GATACAAATTGGATTACCACTCACATACTCCACTACTCATCTAGTACTAGCATATTTTAtaatttttcataattataGTAAGGTTTTTATACTCGCTGAAAGACATAAAAATTATAAACTCATGAAAAAAGTATAGCACATTGTTAGAAATTGCTTGCCTTGTGCACGCTCCGTCTATCAAATTTGTTAAATGTTATAACATAATACACATATAGATACATACTTATATTATCTTTTATATGCTTGTGATAGACTTTAGTTAGCTATTACTCTATACAATCTTTCATACACATTCATAGttcttttcactttgcatcacacCTTGATAAGTGTTTGGTTGAACCTTTAGTTTTAGCTATGCGTTTAATATGAAAATCGGTATTCTCATCGCTTTCTATATACATAGTACACATGGTGGCACACATCATACATGTGTATCttaatttagtattttctatattACCAATGGTGGAAATAGTGTCGCTCTATTTgtgatattttttataatggcatgtTTAAGGTAATTTAGATGCATATTTAGGGTCactttaggttattttgatAATCCGAGATGTGGGTAATAGTTTAGATACTAATCTAGGGTGCTAATTTTGATTATTTTCTTTATGACATAAGTGGGTAATTGAAAGAAGCGTACATGGTTAATTtatgttatatttttttttcataatgaGCGATTTTTAAAGATATAATTTAGATCCAATAGGTATTATTATCGATGATGAGTAGAGTCCACGGGTTGATGGCTAGATCTTCTTTAATAATTTCTaaaatttatcttttcttttttaagcgCATCCCGTGAGGGTTTCAGTTAGTAAAGAAGTTGTCATTTGAATACTAGAGTATGGCAAGGTTTTCTTATAGAAGTTGAAAACTCCGGACAATCTTGGAACATGTGTGGCTGAATTAGTCAATAGGAACATGCGTTGAGAATGGAAGGTAATAACCGGCCGGCCTCGTGAAAAAGGACGTCATGTCCATTTCGTTTCTCCGGCTGATCAACCAATGCGAAACCTGACAACTTGCTCCTCCAGAGTCGTTTGAGTTACCAATGCCGTTGCTTTGTCTCTTAGGAAAAGCGCCCGGCGTCGCCACCGTCGTTGTCCAAGCCGCGCCGAGCTCCGCCACGCCCGGGCGCCGACGACGCCCGGCTGTCTCCGGACCCCGCGAGGTAAGCCGCCGCCCATAAGCCTTGCATTGCCTTCCTCCCTCCCTGAACATCACCTGCACCGGTGCCCGATCGATTTTAATAATACAGGTCCCCggtgcgcggcgacggcgacccgcAGCCGCCGGAGACGCcgcagccggcggcgacgcccaAGGACTTCGTGTGCCCCATCACGAGCCAGTTGTTCGAGGACCCCGTGACTCTGGAGACCGGGCAGACCTACGAGCGGCGCGCCATCCAGGAGTGGCTGGACCGCGGCAACGCCACCTGCCCCATcacccgccaccgcctccacggCGCGCAGCTCCCCAGCACCAACTACGTCCTCAAGCGCCTCATCGCCGCCTGGCGCGACGACCAGAACCAGCCGCAGCTCAAGACCATGGACAGccccgcgccgacgccgacgccgccgttcAAGGCCATCAGCTCGCCGTCCCCGGACACCAGCGCCAGCCAGGCTAGTGCGGCGTCGCCCACCAGCGTCATCGCGCAGGCCACCCTCGagaccgccgccggcgagctccgcgccgccgtggcctgCCTCTGCACGTCCGAGGACCTGGCCGAGTCCGAGGAGTCGGTGCTTAGGATTGAGCGCCTCTGGCGGGAGGCCGGGACCGAGCAtgccgtgctcgccgcgctgGCCAGGCCCGCAGTCATCAACGGCTTCGTGGAGATCCTCTTCAACTCCGTCAGCGCGCGGGTGCTCCAGgccgccgtcttcctcctcgccgaGCTCGCCTCCCGGGACGACGCCGTCGTGCAGACGCTCACCAGGGTCGACTCCGACGTCGACTGCCTCGTCGCGCTCTTCAAGAAAGGCCTGGTGGAGGCCGTGGCGCTCATCTGCCTCCTGTCGCCCACGCCGGAGCAGCTAGTCGAGATGGACATGGCGGAGGCCCTCGTCTCCACCATCcggcgcggcgacgacgaggacccCCCGCTCAGGATGTGCATCAAGCCCAAGGCCGCGTCGGTGATCCTCCTCAGCCAGATCCTTGCCGAGGCCGGCACGGACAGGGACAGCTCGACGTTGCCGGTGCCGAGGTCCGCGCTGCTGTCGGAGAGGTTCGTACGGAGCGTGGCCGTGAGCCTGGAAGCGGAGCAGGTGGAGGAGAGGCTGGCCGCCATGCGCATCCTGCTGCGCTGCATCTGGGAGGACGGTCACTGCCGGAGCACCATCGCCGACAAGGCCTCATTGGGCGCCGTCCTCGACGCCTTCCACGCCGTCGGCGACGCAGACAAGTTCGACATCGTGCGCTTCCTCTACGAGCTGCTTAAGCTCAAAAAGTATGCGTCACTCATTTCTCTGAACCACACTGAAGAATCAGTAACTTGATCTGCTCACCCCTTGTCGATTTGGTTCCGCCATTGTTcaggaggtcggcggcggagcGTGTTCTCCGGACGATCAAGGACGGCGGCTCCTTCAGCAGGATGCACACCCTTCTCGTGCACCTGCAGTCCGCGCCGCCGGAGCACAGCCCTGTCGTTGCCGGACTACTTCTTCAGCTCGATCTCTTGGTGGAGCCGAGGAAGATAAGCATGTACCGCGAGGAAGCGGTGGACTGCCTGATCCAGTGCCTGAAGAACAGCGACTTCCCTCGGAGccagctcctcgccgccgagaCCATCATGTGCCTCCCGGGGAAGTTCTCGTCGTCGGGGAGGCCGCTCACCCGATCCACGCTGCTCAAGCTGGCCAGGGTGAAGGAGAGGCACCGGCAGTCGCAGGACCTCAGCATCGtccgcgccgacgccggcgaagACGAGATGGTAGGCCACGTTTTTTTTTATGCACGCGAACCTTACTTCACCATGTCTGAAGGAGCTCTGACCGAATAATTTTgcaggaggaagagaaggccgCCTCTGAATGGGAGAGGAAGACGGCGTACGCGCTGGTGAGCCACGAGTTCGGGCTGGTGTTCGAGGCCCTGTCGGAGTGCCTCAGGAGCAAGAACGCCGAGCTGTTCACGACGAGCCTCGTGTGCGCCACCTGGCTCGTCTACatgctctccctcctccccgacACCGGCGTGCTCGGGGCGGCCAGGGTCTGCATGCTCCGGCAGTTCGTCATCGTCCTCCGCTCCGCCAAGCACGGCAGCGACCGGGTCCTAGCCATGGTGGCGGTCAGGAGCTTCATGAACGACCGGGGTTGGTTGATCTTGACGCCCATGcactttcttttttcatttatCATGGAAGTTGTGAGCAtttccccccaccccccccccccccctgcgaTCTTACAAAggaaattttaaaaattttcagAGGGGATGCACGACATCACGACGTACATCAAGGACGTGCTCAAGACCCTGAGGGAGCTGAAGAAATCGTCCGGCCTCGCGTTCGAGATGCTCAAGCTGCTGTCAGACGGCCAGGAATCCAGCGTGGTAATGCTCGGCTTCCCGTCAACTGCGATTCCCATTTTCTGCTGCACAATCTTCAGACTACTGAAAGAACACCCTTTCGATCGCAGGACATGTGGAATCACAAGGAGATCAACCAGGCAGACTGCAGCTCGAATGGTGAAGTGACATCGATCGTTTACCTGAAGAACCACATCTTCTCTGGCCACTCTGATGGGACACTGAAGGTTGCTCTTTCACAGTTTCTAAAAAATTTACTACTAGCAGTACAGCCTATTGGTTTCTTTTTCAGTTTCTGAACCGGTTAAATCCGACCCTCTCGCAGGTATGGGAAGGAAGTGAAAACATCCTTCGGCTTGTCCACGAGGCTCAGGAGCACACAAAAGCAATCACTAGTTTATCAGTCCTGCACTCGGAGGAGAAGCTCTACAGTGGATCACTGGACAGGACCATAAGGGTGTGTTTCTGTTTCTGTTTCTGTTTCCTCATATAGGATAGGAATAGGATGGATTGCATCCAGAGCATGACCTGTGGCCATATCAGAGCAGGTGTGGCAGCTCCGAGACGGCGTCCTCCAGTGCGTGGAGACCCATGACACGAAAGACCCCGTGCAGAACCTGGCCGTGGCCAGCGCCATGGCCTGCTTCGTGCCGCAAGGCGCAGGCGTTAAGGTGACTGACAAGATCCTTTCAGTAGCAGATGCTGCCTCCATGGCAACATGTTCAGAACTTTGAGAATGCTGAACGCACTTGGCTTTTGTTCTGTGCTACCAGTTGCTAAACTGGAACGGCAACTCCAAGCTGCTGAACGCCAACAAGTACGTGAGGTCCATGGCGCTGGTGCACGGCAAGCTCTTCTGCGGCTGCAACGACAGCAGCATCCAGGTATCATGCTAGCTGCTGAAATATTCAGAAAATCAATGGACGCTTGACTGACTGCGATCGACGATGATAGGAAATCGATCTGGCGAGTGGCACGCTGGGCGTAATCCAGTCCGGCAACAAGAGGATCCTGGGCAAGGCGAACCCGATATACTCCCTGCAGGTTCATGACGGATTGCTCTACACTGGAAGCACTCCTTCCATGGACGGCGCGTCAGTCAAGGTAATActactgaaagtctgaaacgaGCTCAACACCTGCATGAGCTCAATCTTCAGGTTTGTGACGGCTGCTGCATGCGGCATACAGGTGTGGAACTGCGGCAACTACAACCTGGTCGGCTCGATGCCGTCGTCGATGGAGGCGCGGTCGCTGGTGGTCAGCGCGGACCTCATCTATGTAGGGTCCAGGAACGGCGCCGTGGAGATCTGGTCGAGGGAGAAGCTCACCAGGATCGGCACGCTGCAGGCCGGCGGGCCCAGCTGCCGCGTCCAGTGCAtggccgtcgacggcgacggagaCGTGCTGGTCGTCGGAACATCGGACGGCAGGATTCAGGTCAGACGCGGCTTCTCTGATTTCTGCTGCTGACAGGAATTACCAACGCATCTGAACTGCTTGTGTTTATGCATGGCATTTCAGCAGTCacattgagattttttttttgatggtCGTCACATtgggatttctttttcttgctgCAGGCGTGGGGATTGACCTGAGAAGACGCAGATTGTTGGATGCAGAAGAGGCACCGAACTGATCGATCAAAGGATGGTGAATAAGATGAGGAATTACGATTGGGAAACTGACGAGAATTGTTCTGATTTTCTTTCTCCTGAAAGTGTACATATTGACCGAGTCCATGATACTGAACTACCACGGTCTTCTGCTCACTGAGTCACTGTAATGCTTGCCGgagcttgtgaagaagaagaccgGAGAAGATCGTTTCATTGCTGTCGCCTTCACATCTTCAGGGGCgcggagaggaaaaggaaaacattacACGGCGGAGGTAGCAGCCACCGTCGCGGCACCGGCACAGAAGAAGGCCGCGTAGGCTTCCCTGTTACAGGaggagacgccgccgccgccgccgccgccgggaactACTGCCTGAGCTCAACCGCGCAGCTTCTCGCTCGGCTCGGATGCGTGCGGCGAATCGCGCGTCTTGCTGCCGGAGCAGATGATTGGAGATCTCGTGCTAGGGGGGGGGGGTCTGAGAGAAGGATGGGTCTTCGTGCTTCCAGCtggaaggaaacaaaacatGGGGAttggggaggacggcggcggcgactgcagCCGCCGGTGGACGGGCGGGAGCCGGAGCCCTCCAAATCAGGGGGCTTTTcgaaaatatttggatcgcgatccataGTCACGATCCAATTTAGAGGGTTTATTGAAATTTGTTCAAACGGAAATTTACAAAAGGACCCCCAAtctggatcgcgatccaaaccgGGGGGCATTTTGTAAATATTCcgggggcggcgcgcggtgcCACCGGCGACCTCCGATAACCCGTCGCCATCCATTCCGGCAAACCCCCGTCAAGGTCCGCCACCTATCCGGTGCCCCTATTCCCCGATCCAGTGCCTCTCCTGCTCCCAAATCCTCCGTAGAGGCGTAgatgctgccgcggcggcgcgacaGGGGGTCGCCGTGGCCTGCCGACTGCCACCAGCTCGCCGCAATGCCTCCACCGCCGCAGCCTTCAGCGAGCTGACGACGCGGCCAGCACCAGGGAGTTGAGCTCGTGGTCCCCGGTAGCGGCGCCGTCGTACTCGTACTCgcgacggcgggcgggcgcTCTCGGTCGCTGCCGACGGTCGCTCTCAGTTATTCAGCGCGCCTCTCCCACTCTGCATCAGCCAGACAGCCCACCCATCTATATCGTTCTCACTTTTTAGGGCGTGAAAACAGCGTGGGAAATGCAGCAGACTTTTGCCGTTCCCAATCTTTTCTTGGTTTTAGCAAAACATAAAACTTGTCATCTTCAACTGATTTCACAGTAAAATTGTAACTATGCAGTGCTACTGTGCTAGCAACGCAGCAGCCAGAGACACAACGCACAAGAACAAACAGAGCTCACAAGGTCACCTGCTGCTAGTTTAGTTCAGTGACTCAACAACACCCGGTTCAGGGCAAAGATAGATTCAGAAGATAGATTTTGCACCTATCTAGAACCTGAAAAATCGAGAACAAATAAAGGCTTGCTGAGCCATGTACTGACAGAAAATGATTCTGGATGCTGAAATGCTTAGTTCGGGGCCCTGCTGGGTCAGAGTATGAGTATGTTCTCAAAGTAGAATGTGCTGCAACTACAGAGGGAAGCTAGGGAGGCCCTGAGTGCGGCCGCGCTCCGGCGTTGCAGCAACGGCACGGACGAAGGACGCGTAGGCTGCCTTGTTCCCGGAaggagacgccgccgccgggaccgTCTGCCTGACCTCAACCGCACAGCTTCTCGCTCGGCTCGGATACGCGCGTCTTGCTGCCGGAACAGAGGACAGCAGATGAGTGGAGATCTCGTGCTAGGGCGGTGCCTGAGAGAAGGATGTGTCTTTGTGCTTCGGGCGACGGGCTAGAggatggcggcgacggccgccggTGGACGGGCGGGAGCCGGAGCCGTCCGAATAAGGGGGCTTTTGGCAactatttggatcgcgattaagaGTGCAGCCGACGAACccgcggtgccggcggcgacaTCCGCTAGCCCCGTCGCCATCCATTCCGGCGAACCCCCATCTAGCCGGTGCCCCTATTCCTCAACCCAGTGCCGCTCATGCTCCCAAAATCCGCCGTAGCTtctcccgcggcggcgcgacgggccgGATCGCGGTGGCCTGAGACGGCTGAAATGCCCAGTGGGATGCTGTGGGCGGGTTCAGCCAGGGAGACGCGGCCGGGTTCCGCAAGCACCACCGGAGCAGAGCTCGTGGTCCCCGCTGGCGTCGCCGTCGTACTCGCGCATCGCCCTCGCAGCCAATGGTCGCTCTCAATCACCATTTAGAGCGTGAAAACAGCGTGGGAAATTCCCGTACCATCAGGACTCTGGATACCATTtccgaatttttttttatcagagGCCGTTTTTGGTTTTGGCAAAACGTTAAACTTGTCATTTTCGATTAATAAAATCGTAACCGCCACTTAATGGTTAATTTCACAAACAAAATATGAGAAAGGCCATAACTGGTTTGGCAAGCCATCAGCGTTTCGGCCCGCCATTCAGAGAGCACAATGCACATAGCAGCAGTGCAGCAGCCAGAGAGCAGCGCACAAGAACAGATAGGCAGAAACAACAGGTCCAACTGAATTGCCAGACAAATGAAGAGTCACCAAACCCATCTCCTGTGTTACAGCAACCAATCTCCCGTTTCAGGGCAAGATAGAAGACAGATGAAGTATCAGATCTTGCTCCGAGAACCACTGGGCCTGGACGCCGTCATCCACTGCCTCCCGATCGCCACCAGCTCGCCGGACTCCTTCCTTCGgatctccaccgccaccgctgtcATCCTCCCTTTACGCTCCACCACCCTGCCGTCCATCTCAACTTCGTCCTGGATGACAACATTTCGACACGTTTTAGTTCAGTCAGTCCTTACAAAAGGATATATGTATTTCTGAAAGTTTTCAGAATATATGCAGCCGTCAGAAAATCTGGCACAGATTGAAGGTCCTTGTCGCGTCTGACTAGGCATATATGCATCAAAGAGATTTTGCACCTTGCATATACAGAATCTGAAAAGACGAGAACAAATAAAAGTTTGCTGAGTCATGTACTAACAGAAAATGATTCTGGACGCTGAAATGCTTTAGTTCGGGGCCCTGCTGGGTCAGAGTATGTTCTCAAAGTAGAATGTGCTGCAAATGTTTCGGCCTTAACTCTGACTGCTTGCGGGAATCTGCCTTGCAGGGAAACCTTTTGGTCTGGGGTAGTAACACGGTTGCTTCTGGGAAACAAACTTCGGAAAGAAGCATGTCTGCAGGTGATAGAGTGGGCATCCCTAATCCTACTATCATTCCACTTTGCTTTCTAGTGCTAAAAAATAGCCAATAGTCTCATTGGCAGAGTGGTTTTACAAATAAAACTAAACAGGCAACATTGGTCAAGAACCATCAGTAAAGATCTCTTGCCCAACCGCTCGAAGAACAAGTGCTGAAGGAAATAAAAAGGTGCCCAACAGTCCACCCTATCTTTCCAAAGCGCATCACCAGGAAATAAAATAGCATTGCTAACAAATGTTCGGTGCTCAAGAAAACTGCTTTAGTTGAAAGCGCAGGTTCGCCTAATCGGACAATATGGACCAAGTTTCTGTGTTAGGCGTGAACGAAAAGTAAAGACAACCTAATCGCCCATCCAACAATGGTAACAAGCTTCAGAATATTTTTGGATAGCTTTTACAATAAAACATCTGGTCTAATTTGATACTACCTCAACACAATGATGCATGATGCTTCAGTTTCAGGTCAAGAAAAAACATGCGGTTTCATCTTGTTTTATCTGTCTGAAGTTGTGTTGATGGGAGGTACTAGCAAATTTCTAGTCCTTTATTTTTACAAACCTAAATCGCTCAGAAAACATAACCAATTCGACTGCAGAAAAATACCGTTAGATGAAGTTAGTACAGAATGGGGCTGACTGATGCGTGCCGTTTGGCCACACGAGTACCAAGCAACTGAAATGACAACGTCGTGTAAACAAAAGTTGGCCGATGATAGTGGAGTGGCTGCAGAAGAACATGTAGCGACAacgggtctgttcgcttcagcttattcagccggcttatcagccaccaaacagtgttttcctctcacaacaaatcagccgtttcagcttttcagccggcttataagctgaagcgaacaggctcaacatttgctttcttttatttttcttgccCCCTCTGGAGTCTAGAGGGGAGAAATAAAAACAAAGATGTTTTCTTTTAGCCTGTCGATTCTCGAGGAGGAAAGAGGAAATAGGAACTACCAGAGAGATGTTAGGTAGGCAGGGTACGCACATGGAGCTTGGCCGGCGCGAAGTAGGAGATGTCGTAGTGGACGGAGACCTTGATGATGCCCTCGACGGacatgatggcggcggcgcagacgtcgtccgccgccgcggcgatggCGCCCGTGTGCCAGTTCCCCTCCGCGTCCTGCGCCCCCACGAGCGGAGCGGACGATCCTGTCAGTAATCTATACAAGGCAGcaagaagggaagggagggagacAGGAGCGCACGGTGAGGTGCGCCGGCACGCGGAGCGAGCAGACCGCGCGGCCCCGCTCAGCGAGGGACACGCGCACTCCGGCGAGTGGCAGCGCGTTGAAGGCCCGGTCCTGGCCCCCCTCCACCTTGGCGCCGGCGTCCTCCAGCCAcctgcgggcggcggccgccatcCACGCCGGGGGGCCTTCCGTCGGGGCGCCCATGCATGCGGGGTGGGGATCGGTGGCGGTCAGCGGTGGGCTCTGATGGGAGTGGGACGACGACGCTACTGTTACTAGTAGTTGGTTTGTTTGACCGGACGCGACGGGACGGGGGGTTGTTGCTacgcttccttttctttttttgtcccCCCAaaaaagcttttttttttcttaatagcAGATGCTGAGCACTCGGCGAGTCGGCGTGCGGTGCCAGTGTGCCACTGCGTGGGCCGCTTTTCTGAAACTCTCTGGATCAGCTTCAGGTGAACTCTGCTCACTACTCTGCCACTCATCAAGTCATCAGGCATcgttataaaaaaaaagtcatcAGATATCAGCCCACCAAGGAGGATTCTCCACCTGGTACTGCTAGGCTATCATCAGTTCACAACGAGGTTGCTACTGCTCCATTCGCTCTGAGGGGACGTTTGGTTCCGGTTGCTTAttttgtcacatcgaatatttagatacaaatttgaagtattaaacgtaaactatttacaaaactcattacacagaggaaggctaaacgacgagacgaatctattaagtctaattagtttatgatttgacaatgtgttgctacagtaaacatttgctaatgatggattaattaggcttaataaatttgtcttgccgtttaggctccatctgtgcaattagttttataattaactcatatttagttctcctaattagcctctgaatattcgatgtgacacggactaaactttagctcgaggaaaccaaacgcccccttaatgTGCTTCGCAACCGTAGGGGAACTGTCTGACAGCAGCACAAAAAAATGATGGGCTAGAGGACGGAGACTTC
This window encodes:
- the LOC101752728 gene encoding putative E3 ubiquitin-protein ligase LIN-1, yielding MRHFAARRASAAAGNGDEDSRSDEATALSAMRVLSLMSGAQAQEMRALEREYEMVLDVNCRAYALYLKKILDAGETSLMSSSPQPPPPELVFGVGADEEDHGGDDDDAPENDESASSQSGFRYNPMWAETEEPGDLYPRRQGGGRGRRDLMRPPSLYPQRVPPHLIVQQQQQQSPPVGRGSPASRLRADNSRLQSPAAPSDDSVEDSSSELGAGKEEKRPASPPSLSKPRRAPPRPGADDARLSPDPARSPVRGDGDPQPPETPQPAATPKDFVCPITSQLFEDPVTLETGQTYERRAIQEWLDRGNATCPITRHRLHGAQLPSTNYVLKRLIAAWRDDQNQPQLKTMDSPAPTPTPPFKAISSPSPDTSASQASAASPTSVIAQATLETAAGELRAAVACLCTSEDLAESEESVLRIERLWREAGTEHAVLAALARPAVINGFVEILFNSVSARVLQAAVFLLAELASRDDAVVQTLTRVDSDVDCLVALFKKGLVEAVALICLLSPTPEQLVEMDMAEALVSTIRRGDDEDPPLRMCIKPKAASVILLSQILAEAGTDRDSSTLPVPRSALLSERFVRSVAVSLEAEQVEERLAAMRILLRCIWEDGHCRSTIADKASLGAVLDAFHAVGDADKFDIVRFLYELLKLKKYARSAAERVLRTIKDGGSFSRMHTLLVHLQSAPPEHSPVVAGLLLQLDLLVEPRKISMYREEAVDCLIQCLKNSDFPRSQLLAAETIMCLPGKFSSSGRPLTRSTLLKLARVKERHRQSQDLSIVRADAGEDEMVGHEEKAASEWERKTAYALVSHEFGLVFEALSECLRSKNAELFTTSLVCATWLVYMLSLLPDTGVLGAARVCMLRQFVIVLRSAKHGSDRVLAMVAVRSFMNDREGMHDITTYIKDVLKTLRELKKSSGLAFEMLKLLSDGQESSVDMWNHKEINQADCSSNGEVTSIVYLKNHIFSGHSDGTLKVALSQFLKNLLLAVWEGSENILRLVHEAQEHTKAITSLSVLHSEEKLYSGSLDRTIRVWQLRDGVLQCVETHDTKDPVQNLAVASAMACFVPQGAGVKLLNWNGNSKLLNANKYVRSMALVHGKLFCGCNDSSIQEIDLASGTLGVIQSGNKRILGKANPIYSLQVHDGLLYTGSTPSMDGASVKVWNCGNYNLVGSMPSSMEARSLVVSADLIYVGSRNGAVEIWSREKLTRIGTLQAGGPSCRVQCMAVDGDGDVLVVGTSDGRIQAWGLT
- the LOC101768954 gene encoding acyl-coenzyme A thioesterase 13, translating into MGAPTEGPPAWMAAAARRWLEDAGAKVEGGQDRAFNALPLAGVRVSLAERGRAVCSLRVPAHLTDAEGNWHTGAIAAAADDVCAAAIMSVEGIIKVSVHYDISYFAPAKLHDEVEMDGRVVERKGRMTAVAVEIRRKESGELVAIGRQWMTASRPSGSRSKI